The following coding sequences lie in one Metopolophium dirhodum isolate CAU chromosome 5, ASM1992520v1, whole genome shotgun sequence genomic window:
- the LOC132944766 gene encoding uncharacterized protein LOC132944766, with translation MASFNKSGQDIVKFLVGQAVTAGCKGRYRYSFDKRLIPVWMLYACLNVYVVHYNYLEGVRYVAGSFRTCFEESYCFALIELLNRNLGPSSNVMCSMFYGRWHKIAGLAGAERTLQFLDDTRDAVPLADRRGLSRAVWYAAPASLAAYASMSQIYMILVPPTVVAAYWFNGMGQMVVYILVFVQYYVLARGFSRVNDMVEALDVARDPVSAGRLLARLTSVYDELCTLAGHVNRAYAPEMLLQWAYNIIRVIMVVFRLMEIAYSLDGPMAWATPYLLVQHLGELFIFVLHTSCVCTVGDRLSSESKRILASLENLRLRNRVNMNIEIKKAVDIFYVRATARNVYASIGGFIIFNMSLIRCVCSVLATYVLVLIQFRDQKGNSKPLYYNWN, from the exons ATGGCAAGTTTCAACAAGTCAGGTCAGGATATCGTGAAGTTTCTGGTGGGCCAAGCCGTCACTGCAGGGTGCAAGG GCCGGTACCGGTATTCGTTCGACAAGCGGCTGATACCGGTGTGGATGCTGTACGCGTGTCTGAACGTGTACGTGGTGCACTACAACTACTTGGAGGGCGTGCGGTACGTGGCCGGCTCGTTCCGGACGTGCTTCGAGGAGTCGTACTGCTTCGCGCTGATCGAGCTGCTCAACCGGAACCTGGGCCCATCGTCTAACGTGATGTGCTCCATGTTCTACGGGCGGTGGCACAAGATCGCCGGTCTAGCGGGCGCCGAACGGACACTTCAGTTCCTGGATGACACCCGGGATGCGGTGCCGCTTGCCGACCGCCGCGGCCTGTCCCGGGCCGTCTGGTACGCCGCGCCCGCGTCCCTCGCCGCGTACGCCTCGATGTCACAGATCTACATGATATTAGTGCCGCCGACCGTGGTGGCCGCGTACTGGTTCAACGGCATGGGCCAGATGGTCGTCTACATACTGGTGTTCGTGCAGTACTACGTGTTGGCCCGCGGGTTCAGCCGGGTCAACGACATGGTCGAGGCGCTGGACGTGGCCCGCGACCCGGTGTCCGCAGGCCGGTTGCTGGCCCGGTTAACTAGCGTCTACGATGAGCTGTGCACGCTCGCCGGCCACGTGAATAGGGCTTACGCGCCCGAGATGCTGCTGCAGTGGGCCTACAACATCATCCGCGTCATTATGGTCGTGTTCCGACTGATGGAGATCGCGTACTCGCTGGACGGCCCCATGGCCTGGGCCACGCCTTATCTGCTGGTCCAGCACTTGGGCGAGCTGTTCATATTCGTGCTGCATACGTCGTGCGTGTGCACGGTCGGCGACCGCCTGTCCAGCGAG tCTAAAAGAATTTTGGCGAGTCTGGAAAATCTGAGACTTCGTAACAGAGTTAACAtgaatatagaaattaaaaaagcg GTAGACATTTTTTACGTCCGAGCAACTGCTAGAAACGTTTATGCATCGATTGGcggttttattatattcaacatgAGTCTCATTAGATGT gtctGTTCTGTTTTAGCTACTTATGTATTAGTGTTAATACAATTTAGAGATCAAAAAGGAAATTCAAAGCCTTTGTATTACAATTggaattaa
- the LOC132944776 gene encoding small ribosomal subunit protein uS7 produces the protein MADEDWGDVGATMNVDSAPTQITAELPEVKLFGRWSCDDVEVSDMSLQDYIAVKEKYAKYVPHSAGRYAAKRFRKAQCPIVERLTNSLMMHGRNNGKKLMAVRIVKHAFEIIYLLSGENPLQVLVKAIINSGPREDSTRIGRAGTVRRQAVDVSPLRRVNQAIWLLCTGSREAAFRNIKTIAECLADELINAAKGSSNSYAIKKKDELERVAKSNR, from the exons ATGGCTGACGAAGATTGGGGAGATGTTGGAGCTACAATGAATGTAGATTCAGCGCCAACACAAATTACAGCTGAGTTACCAGAAGTGAAGTTATTTGGCAGATGGAGTTGTGATGATGTTGAAGTTTCTGATATGTCTTTGCAA gatTACATTGCTGTCAAAGAAAAGTACGCCAAATATGTTCCTCACTCCGCTGGTCGTTATGCTGCTAAACGGTTCCGTAAGGCTCAATGCCCTATTGTTGAACGTTTGACCAACTCTTTGATGATGCATGGGCGTAATAACGGAAAGAAACTGATGGCCGTCCGCATTGTTAAACACGCTTTTGAAATTATCTACCTGTTATCTGGTGAAAATCCATTGCAAGTGCTTGTCAAAGCCATCATCAACAGTGGACCCAGAGAAGACTCCACACGTATTGGTAGGGCTGGTACAGTCAGGCGTCAAGCTGTTGACGTTTCCCCATTGAGACGTGTTAACCAAGCCATTTGGTTGTTGTGTACGGGTTCCCGAGAAGCTGCGTTTAGAAATATCAAGACAATTGCTGAATGTTTAGCTGATGAATTGATCAATGCTGCCAAG ggATCATCAAATTCTTATGCTATCAAGAAGAAAGACGAACTCGAACGTGTGGCCAAGTCTAACCGTTAA
- the LOC132944774 gene encoding broad-complex core protein isoforms 1/2/3/4/5-like isoform X1, with the protein MADQRFCLRWNNHQPNLVNVMTGLLNSEMFVDATIAAEGRKIQVHKVVLSACSSYFQMLFNETPCQHPIIIIKDMSYNHLKTLIEFMYYGEVNISQDQLPIILKAAESLQIKGLTEKTMFPFATTRHAETEYSLLSPSAKRKKMHLMKTSSDKSEHNSSIEDISVTEQDNMSTRSQPTSQGQETSKPISSVSKQSSTDNHTTIVHHKPEVNKRIRTLVRQPHIKINDNDMSTDTSMVINETNDESEPVIRVLERQCSEPNPSSTNTLAVPKPTIVKQISQPSEPSPTARGFFNDELPTSASQVNTNDSYNGSTRSDHCPLLRSGPALGCSFCWNTIDTRGRFLRRKTKYHCPECNINLCLVPCFQEFHEKQIQTKSTDVPTTDHPRTQKVTDDTAV; encoded by the exons ATGGCCGATCAGAGGTTCTGTTTGCGGTGGAACAACCACCAGCCTAACCTGGTGAACGTCATGACGGGCCTGTTGAACAGTGAGATGTTCGTGGACGCCACCATTGCCGCCGAAGGCCGGAAAATACAAGTGCACAAAGTCGTGTTGTCTGCATGCAGCAGCTATTTTCAA ATGCTTTTCAATGAAACACCTTGTCAACATCCAATAATCATCATCAAGGACATGtcttataatcatttaaaaacattaattgagTTTATGTACTATGGCGAAGTTAACATCTCTCAAGATCAACtcccaataattttaaaa GCAGCTGAAAGCTTACAAATAAAAGGGTTGACAGAGAAAACTATGTTTCCGTTTGCTACAACACGACATGCAGAAACTGAATATAGTTTGTTGTCACCCTCggcaaaacgaaaaaaaatgcaTCTCATGAAGACATCCAGTGATAAATCTGAACACAACAGTTCTATCGAAGATATATCAGTAACCGAACAAGATAATATGTCAACT agATCTCAACCTACATCACAAGGACAAGAAACATCAAAACCTATTAGTAGTGTAAGCAAACAATCGTCTACAGATAATCATACAACAATCGTTCACCACAAACCTGAAG tTAATAAACGAATTAGGACTCTAGTACGTCAACCCcatataaaaatcaatgataatgACATGAGTACAGATACATCAATGGTAATAAACGAAACAAATGATGAATCTGAACCTGTAATCCGAGTACTCGAGAGGCAGTGTTCAGAGCCAAATCCATCATCGACCAACACACTAGCTGTTCCTAAACCAACCATAGTCAAACAAATTTCTCAGCCATCCGAACCTAGTCCAACAGCCAGAGGGTTCTTCAATGACGAACTGCCCACTAGCGCATCACAG GTAAACACAAACGATTCTTATAATGGATCAACACGATCTGACCACTGCCCGTTGTTACGTTCAGGACCGGCACTTGGATGCAGTTTCTGTTGGAATACAATAGATACCCGTGGAAGGTTCTTGAGGCGCAAAACCAAATATCACTGCCCTGAATGCAATATAAACCTTTGCCTGGTTCCTTGTTTTCAG GAGTTCCACGAAAAACAAATTCAGACAAAATCCACTGATGTTCCTACAACAGATCATCCTCGAACTCAAAAGGTGACCGACGACACAGCGGTATAA
- the LOC132944773 gene encoding PIN2/TERF1-interacting telomerase inhibitor 1-like: MALAEPRKRRKNPMHSINLSAQNHWTNDDSKFGQRMLEKFGWSKGSGLGKNKQGISENIRVDHKVHPTGLGFIANNVDDWFKAGEEYSRLLSQLTEKFDQYQELSESNGDTTSKKSLVQNSLNSKSRVHYHKFTKGKDLTQYKRDELTCILGKGVKDDGEILNGLNMEEYFKSKKERLKIKTDKHDTSTTVEYDLTNNNDNNMQEGITVEEETEAQTKEHEINTTLLKKKKRRAKQLKDTEIVMPIYDDIHVELKKKKKKTKELICEKIDDVELLKKKPKKNKLPINEDLDDNMSEGNNNKTLEENDADEQDSELVLTHKYQKLVDLLIENSSAGNKYCKDSTSPLFQEKMKEFADSVTHQCLTTVGSTEIKSSLKKETTTLKPIILNPDDKNFIKDFEEQKSQALEMISKRQQLAKYVNEKSMFIANHGDVLFFGSNINDIKGYGEW; this comes from the exons ATGGCTCTGGCAGAACCCAGAAAACGAAGGAAAAACCCCATGCACAGCATTAATTTGTCGGCCCAAAATCACTGGACAAatg atgatTCAAAATTTGGTCAGCGGATGCTTGAAAAATTTGGTTGGTCTAAAGGATCTGGTcttggaaaaaataaacaaggaATATCTGAAAACATAAGAGTTGATCATAAAGTGCACCCTACAG gaCTAGGATTTATAGCAAATAATGTGGATGATTGGTTCAAAGCAGGCGAAGAATATTCACGTTTATTATCACAATTAACAGAAAAGTTTGACCAGTACCAAGAATTATCAGAATCAAATGGAGATACAACTTCTAAAAAATCACTTGTTCAAAATTCACTGAATTCAAAGTCAAGAGTTCA tTACCACAAATTCACCAAGGGAAAAGATTTAACACAATACAAAAGAGATGAATTGACATGTATACTAGGAAAAGGTGTTAAAGATGATGGTGAAATCTTAAATGGTTTAAACAtggaagaatattttaaatccaaaaaagaacgcttaaaaataaaaacagataaaCATGATACATCAACAACTGTTGAATATGATTTgactaataataatgacaataatatgcaagaaggaattactgtcgaagaaGAAACGGAAGCCCAAACTAAAGAACATGAAATAAATACAACGCTactgaaaaaaaagaaacgCAGAGCAAAACAGTTGAAAGATACGGAAATTGTAATGCCAATTTATGATGACATTCATGTTGAgttaaagaaaaagaaaaaaaaaacaaaagaactCATTTGTGAAAAAATTGATGACGttgaattgttaaaaaaaaaacctaagaaaaataaattacctattaatgAGGATTTAGATGATAATATGTCAGAAGGAAACAACAACAAAACATTAGAAGAAAATGATGCCGATGAACAAGATTCGGAGTTAGTTTTGACgcataaatatcaaaaattggttGATCTCTTAATAGAGAACAGTTCTGCtggtaataaatattgtaaagatTCGACAAGTCCTTTGTTCCAGGAGAAAATGAAAGAGTTTGCAGATAGTGTTACACACCAATGCTTGACCACAGTTGGTTCAActgaaataaaatcatcattaaaaaaagaaacaacaaCTCTTAAACCAATAATTTTGAATCCAGACGACAAGAATTTCATTAAAGACTTTGAAGAACAGAAATCTCAAGCTCTTGAAATGATATCTAAACGTCAACAGTTGGCGAAATATGTAAATGAAAAATCTATGTTTATTGCCAATCATGGGGATGTGTTATTCTTTGGTagtaatataaatgatatcaaaGGCTATGGTGaatggtaa
- the LOC132944774 gene encoding sex determination protein fruitless-like isoform X2, giving the protein MADQRFCLRWNNHQPNLVNVMTGLLNSEMFVDATIAAEGRKIQVHKVVLSACSSYFQMLFNETPCQHPIIIIKDMSYNHLKTLIEFMYYGEVNISQDQLPIILKAAESLQIKGLTEKTMFPFATTRHAETEYSLLSPSAKRKKMHLMKTSSDKSEHNSSIEDISVTEQDNMSTRSQPTSQGQETSKPISSVSKQSSTDNHTTIVHHKPEGWSFLEQLSDCPPHSVYAIPKAKAVSKPENKVRKKREPGIRESDRFKEALEAVRVGRMGFCRAAQEYGINNRTLWLEYKKKGYPVHRKGQSSSSIPVPSPASSINGQSSEQVYQAPLYEPSTSQTSAVDHPAYVSQMYSQPLTVINPCYYSSPAPSIFSTDNHT; this is encoded by the exons ATGGCCGATCAGAGGTTCTGTTTGCGGTGGAACAACCACCAGCCTAACCTGGTGAACGTCATGACGGGCCTGTTGAACAGTGAGATGTTCGTGGACGCCACCATTGCCGCCGAAGGCCGGAAAATACAAGTGCACAAAGTCGTGTTGTCTGCATGCAGCAGCTATTTTCAA ATGCTTTTCAATGAAACACCTTGTCAACATCCAATAATCATCATCAAGGACATGtcttataatcatttaaaaacattaattgagTTTATGTACTATGGCGAAGTTAACATCTCTCAAGATCAACtcccaataattttaaaa GCAGCTGAAAGCTTACAAATAAAAGGGTTGACAGAGAAAACTATGTTTCCGTTTGCTACAACACGACATGCAGAAACTGAATATAGTTTGTTGTCACCCTCggcaaaacgaaaaaaaatgcaTCTCATGAAGACATCCAGTGATAAATCTGAACACAACAGTTCTATCGAAGATATATCAGTAACCGAACAAGATAATATGTCAACT agATCTCAACCTACATCACAAGGACAAGAAACATCAAAACCTATTAGTAGTGTAAGCAAACAATCGTCTACAGATAATCATACAACAATCGTTCACCACAAACCTGAAG GTTGGTCGTTTTTGGAGCAGCTCTCTGATTGCCCGCCTCACAGTGTCTACGCCATACCCAAAGCCAAAGCAGTATCCAAACCAGAGAATAAAGTACGCAAAAAACGAGAACCCGGTATACGGGAGAGTGATCGTTTTAAAGAAGCTCTTGAAGCTGTACGTGTGGGCCGTATGGGATTTTGTCGTGCTGCTCAAGAATATGGGATAAATAACCGTACCTTGTGGCTcgagtacaaaaaaaaaggttatccCGTTCATCGAAAAGGTCAGTCTTCCTCGTCTATTCCAGTACCCTCGCCAGCATCATCAATCAATGGGCAATCATCCGAGCAAGTGTATCAAGCGCCACTATACGAACCTTCAACATCTCAAACTTCGGCAGTTGATCATCCTGCTTATGTTTCACAAATGTATTCGCAACCTCTGACAGTGATTAACCCATGCTATTATTCTTCACCTGCACCTTCAATATTTTCGACGGACAACcatacataa